Proteins encoded in a region of the Aythya fuligula isolate bAytFul2 chromosome 13, bAytFul2.pri, whole genome shotgun sequence genome:
- the PHF6 gene encoding PHD finger protein 6 isoform X2, protein MTSSVGQKKVSSRQRKCGFCRSNKDNECGQLLMSENQKVAAHHKCMLFSSALVSSHTDNESLGGFSIEDIQKEIKRGTKLMCSLCHCPGATIGCDVKTCHKTYHYYCALHDKAQIREKPSQGIYMILCRKHKKTTHNSEDLEESINEHELEPSPPKGKRRGRKGKPRKTNLKGQSEDTRSTSSHGTDEIESSSYRDRSPHRSSPSDTKPKCGFCHAGEEENEARGKLHIFNAKKAAAHYKCMLFSSGTVQLTTTSRAEFGDFDIKTVLQEIKRGKRMKCTLCSQPGATIGCEIKACIKTYHYHCGVEDKAKYIENMSRGIYKLYCKNHSGNDERDEEDEERESKSRGKSGTDHNDIPQQQLNGN, encoded by the exons ATGACAAGCTCGGTTGGACAGAAAAAAGTCTCTTCAAGACAAAGGAAGTGTGGTTTTTGTAGATCTAATAAAGATAATGAATGTGGACAATTATTGATGTCAGAAAACCAGAAGGTGGCAGCACATCACAAATGTATG cTGTTTTCATCTGCACTGGTATCTTCACACACTGATAATGAGAGTCTTGGTGGATTCTCTATTGAGgatattcagaaagaaataaagagaggCACTAAATTG atgtGTTCTTTATGCCATTGTCCTGGAGCAACCATTGGTTGTGATGTGAAAACATGTCACAAGACATATCACTACTACTGTGCTTTGCATGATAAAGCTCAGATAAGAGAGAAACCCTCACAAGGCATTTACAT GATTTTATGTcgaaaacacaagaaaactaCGCATAACTCTGAAG ATTTAGAAGAAAGTATCAATGAACATGAGTTGGAGCCTTCACCtcccaaaggaaaaaggaggggTCGTAAGGgaaagccaagaaaaacaaatttaaaagggCAATCAGAAGACACTAGATCTACGTCCTCACATGGCACAGACGAAATAGAAAGCAGTTCCTAT agagaCAGGTCTCCCCACAGAAGCAGCCCCAGTGATACAAAACCTAAATGTGGATTCTGTCATGcaggtgaagaagaaaatgaagctagAGGAAAGCTTCATATATTTAATGCCAAAAAGGCTGCAGCACACTATAAGTGCATG TTATTCTCTTCTGGCACTGTCCAGCTAACAACAACATCAAGGGCAGAGTTTGGTGATTTTGATATCAAAACTGTTCTTCAAGAAatcaagagaggaaaaagaatg AAATGCACGCTTTGCAGCCAGCCTGGTGCTACTATTGGGTGTGAAATTAAAGCCTGCATAAAAACATACCATTACCACTGTGGAGTAGAAGACAAAGCTAAATACATTGAGAATATGTCACGAGGAATTTATAA ACTCTATTGTAAAAACCATAGTGGAAATGATGAAAGAGATGAAGaggatgaagaaagagaaagcaaaagccGTGGGAAATCAGGCACTGACCATAATGAcattcctcagcagcagctcaatGGAAACTAG
- the PHF6 gene encoding PHD finger protein 6 isoform X1: MTSSVGQKKVSSRQRKCGFCRSNKDNECGQLLMSENQKVAAHHKCMLFSSALVSSHTDNESLGGFSIEDIQKEIKRGTKLMCSLCHCPGATIGCDVKTCHKTYHYYCALHDKAQIREKPSQGIYMILCRKHKKTTHNSEADLEESINEHELEPSPPKGKRRGRKGKPRKTNLKGQSEDTRSTSSHGTDEIESSSYRDRSPHRSSPSDTKPKCGFCHAGEEENEARGKLHIFNAKKAAAHYKCMLFSSGTVQLTTTSRAEFGDFDIKTVLQEIKRGKRMKCTLCSQPGATIGCEIKACIKTYHYHCGVEDKAKYIENMSRGIYKLYCKNHSGNDERDEEDEERESKSRGKSGTDHNDIPQQQLNGN; the protein is encoded by the exons ATGACAAGCTCGGTTGGACAGAAAAAAGTCTCTTCAAGACAAAGGAAGTGTGGTTTTTGTAGATCTAATAAAGATAATGAATGTGGACAATTATTGATGTCAGAAAACCAGAAGGTGGCAGCACATCACAAATGTATG cTGTTTTCATCTGCACTGGTATCTTCACACACTGATAATGAGAGTCTTGGTGGATTCTCTATTGAGgatattcagaaagaaataaagagaggCACTAAATTG atgtGTTCTTTATGCCATTGTCCTGGAGCAACCATTGGTTGTGATGTGAAAACATGTCACAAGACATATCACTACTACTGTGCTTTGCATGATAAAGCTCAGATAAGAGAGAAACCCTCACAAGGCATTTACAT GATTTTATGTcgaaaacacaagaaaactaCGCATAACTCTGAAG CAGATTTAGAAGAAAGTATCAATGAACATGAGTTGGAGCCTTCACCtcccaaaggaaaaaggaggggTCGTAAGGgaaagccaagaaaaacaaatttaaaagggCAATCAGAAGACACTAGATCTACGTCCTCACATGGCACAGACGAAATAGAAAGCAGTTCCTAT agagaCAGGTCTCCCCACAGAAGCAGCCCCAGTGATACAAAACCTAAATGTGGATTCTGTCATGcaggtgaagaagaaaatgaagctagAGGAAAGCTTCATATATTTAATGCCAAAAAGGCTGCAGCACACTATAAGTGCATG TTATTCTCTTCTGGCACTGTCCAGCTAACAACAACATCAAGGGCAGAGTTTGGTGATTTTGATATCAAAACTGTTCTTCAAGAAatcaagagaggaaaaagaatg AAATGCACGCTTTGCAGCCAGCCTGGTGCTACTATTGGGTGTGAAATTAAAGCCTGCATAAAAACATACCATTACCACTGTGGAGTAGAAGACAAAGCTAAATACATTGAGAATATGTCACGAGGAATTTATAA ACTCTATTGTAAAAACCATAGTGGAAATGATGAAAGAGATGAAGaggatgaagaaagagaaagcaaaagccGTGGGAAATCAGGCACTGACCATAATGAcattcctcagcagcagctcaatGGAAACTAG